The Eublepharis macularius isolate TG4126 chromosome 3, MPM_Emac_v1.0, whole genome shotgun sequence genome has a window encoding:
- the LOC129326397 gene encoding olfactory receptor 52R1-like: protein MPSLNASRTSSHPAFFLLVGIPGLESVQGWIAIPLCIMYVAATLGNSTILYIIKTEPSLHEPMYLFLAMLAVTDLVLSTSTVPKMLAVFWLGSRAIGFHACLAQMFFIHAFSSIESGVLMAMALDRYLAICFPLRHSAILSLPVIVKLGGFILLRGVLLISPFCFLASRLPYCGHRFIAHSYCEHMAVVKLVCGNVRANTVYGLFVAFVVVGFDVFIIATSYALILKAVLKLPSNEARLKAFGTCAAHICVILSFYIPALFTFLTHRFVHNVPHHIHIMVAILYLLVPPTLNPIVYGVKTKTIRDRIIAMLLLSGGEMHHLRHN, encoded by the coding sequence ATGCCTTCCCTGAACGCCAGCCGGACCTCCTCCCACCCCGCCTTCTTTCTCCTGGTGGGCATCCCTGGGTTAGAGTCGGTGCAGGGCTGGATCGCCATCCCGTTGTGCATCATGTACGTCGCTGCAACCCTGGGAAACAGCACCATTCTCTACATCATCAAGACAGAGCCCAGCTTGCACGAGCCCATGTACCTTTTCCTGGCCATGCTGGCGGTCACTGACCTGGTTCTCTCCACGTCCACCGTGCCCAAAATGTTGGCTGTTTTCTGGCTGGGCTCCAGAGCCATTGGCTTCCATGCCTGCCTGGCCCAGATGTTTTTCATCCATGCTTTCTCTTCCATCGAATCCGGTGTGCTGATGGCCATGGCTCTGGACCGCTACCTGGCCATCTGCTTCCCGCTCCGGCACTCGGCTATTCTCTCCTTGCCGGTTATAGTGAAGCTGGGCGGCTTCATCTTGCTGCGTGGGGTTCTCCTCATCAGTCCCTTCTGCTTCCTGGCCAGCAGGCTTCCGTACTGCGGCCACCGTTTCATCGCCCACTCGTACTGTGAGCACATGGCTGTGGTGAAGCTGGTCTGTGGGAACGTCCGAGCCAACACAGTTTATGGACTCTTTGTGGCTTTTGTTGTGGTTGGCTTTGATGTCTTCATCATTGCCACATCCTATGCCTTGATCCTCAAGGCCGTGCTGAAGCTGCCGTCCAACGAGGCACGACTCAAGGCCTTTGGGACCTGTGCCGCTCACATCTGTGTCATACTCTCTTTCTATATTCCTGCTCTCTTCACTTTCCTCACACACCGGTTTGTTCACAATGTTCCCCACCATATCCACATTATGGTGGCCATACTCTACCTCCTGGTGCCACCCACTTTGAACCCCATTGTGTATGGGGTGAAAACCAAGACCATTAGGGACAGAATTATTGCTATGCTCCTTCTTAGTGGAGGAGAGATGCATCATTTACGCCATAACTGA